TCTATTCGACCGCAGTGTTGTGGTGTAACCTTACTACATGGAAAATGTCAGTTGGGCCATTCTTCCCTCCGAGTTCATTTTGGATTAACGTCCTGTGATAAAAAACCTCCCGGCCGCCATCTTTGTTTTGGTTTAAGCCCCCAGGGCCTATTTTTAGCATGGAGGGCGAAGGAGAGGAGCAGCTGGGATTAGCCCTTGAAAAAAGATACTGCTAATTCGCCGGCATATGCTAACAGAGCTAGTGGTCGACTGACttcaatttcttttttgggAGGTGGTGCAGGGTTGTAGATAGATTTATATGTTTAAAATTATTTGAAAGAGGAAGAGTCTATATTAGAAGGGTGGTGACATCTTAACGGCCATGTGTGTAATGTTATTGtaaacaaaaggaggaggaagtaaaaataaacaaataaaagtgacgATATTTGAAAGTTTTGTTGAAGATTTGACATATGGAAACAAAAGGAGTCAATGGacctcaaaaatgattttgaatgataaaaaaaagttaagatcATCTTGTTGGATTTTGCCGACATTTATGGAATTAGACTTGAAATCCTCCATCTATTTTGTAACGCCAACGTCGATTTGAGGTTAAACTCTAAAACTAACTTGAAGTCCCAACCTGGAATTTTatttcaccccaaaaaatttcttgaaaagaacatttgaaaTTCTAACCCTAATTTAGAAACGAAACTTGGCCTTTTTTAAACCTTGAAAACCTAAACCTAATTGTAAAACCCAATGGTTGTCTTTAAACCCAAACCAAATTTGAAACCATAACCCATCATTATTTAACACTTAAAACCTCTCTCTCATTGTCACCCGCAAACGTTGGTGTGGAACCCTAACTTTAAAACCTTCTCGTCTTGAAATCCCAAATCAGATTTCAAACTCATTACCTTAATTGTGTCTTGAAAtgctaatttaaaactaaattggaGTCTAAAACCTGAATCTAAAATCCAAATTTGATCCATAACACGAATTTCAAACCATAGCCTTATCTTAAAACCGTAATTTCTACCCCTCAAATTACGGGACATTACAATTTGTTTTCTACGTATAccaaacttttttgttttttcaaaacttCTATTCGAGTAAAGCATGCTTCTTTCTTGAGTGTCTGTCAGCGGCCATCTCAGATGTGACACCAGCTGCCGTCATACAACGTTAACTGTAGCACATATTTAGgattgtgttgatttttttttatattgtgagTATACAGTCTGTCACAGGATATTCGAGATGGCCAGCTGCTTCTGTACTACGAGAGACAGAATTAAAAAATCCGATCTTTCCGACGTGCGAACGCTTTCCCAAGAATTTCAAGATGGCTTTCACCTTCCAAGTTTTTATATATCAGGAAGTGTATGGAAATCAAATGGGGTGGGGAATTGACACACGTCGACGGTCCCCGCCTGACTCAGACGTTCCGTTCTAAAGCTTCTTCCGACTTTGAACAGCTGCGCACAAAAATAGCCGCTTTACGGCTCACAAGGACGCAACAGCCGTGGAAAACGCACCTTGCTCACCTCCGGCCAGGTGGGACACCTTTGGACCTTGATGGCCGCTGCCGTGCTATTTCAGAGCTATATATGTGACAAAGATTTTTTGGGGCACAGTGTTACTCTGCTTTGTTCCGCCTCTCAGATATTTTGGGCATAACACCAGTGTAGATCACAAGATGGTGGTAGTAAATTTACACTGTAtacataaaaaagtaaataaataaaaggcagGTGTTGgtgccagtgtttttttttctttaacattttACAAATATTCAACTGCTTTTACGTGTatagtaaaaaataaacaagctgTCTGTAAGGTCTTCATTCTATTCAATACACCAGACGGAAATTATGTTACATATTATGACAAACACATTTGGGATTTATCCTTATTTGTTTTCAtgctaaatatttgttttattcaatttagcTCCCTGatagtgtagagcaggggtgtcagactcgggttggttcgcgggccgcttaaacgtcaacttgatttcacgtgggccaccattttagatataatatttagatttttttatataaaaggattaaaacaactggattaaaagccctgaatattcagttttttatagatctaaaacaatgtttatttgggcttttttatttatttttagattttataaaatgttttttgaactaaaaacaaagaaaaaaatgattaaaaaattacaattattgatttaaaagggggaaaatcaggaaatttaatatacatctatactcttcattttagtttgatcctaaaacagaaagtcggcactcatgatttactttcccgggccacacaaaatgatgtggcgggccagatttggcccccgggccgccactttgacacatgtggtgtagaagTTCTGACTTTGGTGCGTGTCAGATTGTGtgatatgattgtgagtgtggatggtcgtttgtctctctgtgtgccctatggctgactggtgaccagtctagggtgtagtctgtctttcgccccaaatcagctgggataggctccggaaaaccctgcaacccttacgaggacgtgcggtacggaaaataaatgaatgaataatgtattCGTTTTCGGCGgctcagtgagtgagtggttagcgtatcAGTCTCAGTTCTGTAATCGATAGTTCGATCCCACGTTAGCTGGTGTGgggtttgcaagttctccccggacctgcgtgggttttctttaggtactccgggttcctcccacatcccaaaaacatacatggtagcctggttcaacactctaaattatccctaggtgtgctgcccatagttggctgggataggctctagcaccccctacAACATTTTTTGAGATTCCAGCTGTCCTTCGGGTAATGTCTTTGCTTTAACAAGTGAAAGAAATTTGcagatttaaaatgattttgaattcatatttttatgttgtttGTTGTGAGTAGTATTTACGTGTAACCGAAAATTCACAACTCATAAAATTTATgaataaaatgtactttttggcCATAGAGATCCAatgcatttaaagtgggaggaatGGATaccatcattcactgccaccttcccacttgaaatagattggacatctacccgTGATAAACTATAACATTCCATGCCTAAAATTCTAGCACCACCGTCTGACTCATCGCCCACAAACAACCATTATGGCGTAATACTTGTCTCCAGAGGAACATCTTCTTCTCCTTTTCcactaaacaaaaataaaaaaaatcacgcaTCAGCATTGAGCTATCACGCTAACACTTGCGACACTAGTCACGCGACTAACCACCGTCCGGCCTGCTCCACGTCAGCGATGGTCTCAGGCAGCACGAGGTTGAGGGTCTCGGGGAGGCAGAGCGCCACCAGGCCACAGAAGAGGGCTCCGGCGCATAGCACAATCTGAGGAAGGAGTGTCCACACATTTTCCAGAAGGAGAACTAGCGGCGCCACCGATACTCCCACGCGACTCGCCACACTCGTAAAACCCATGCCGTTCTGTCTGAACACAAAAAAACGCACATGAGACATATCCAATTCTAAATATTGACATAACTGTTGATGATCTTCTCACCTGAGCACGGTCGGGTAAAGTTCGGTGGTGTACAGGTAGATGGTTGTGAAGGACGCTTCGGAAAGGGCTTTTCCCAAAATGGCCACCGTTGATCGCACGTACCACAAATCTTtgataacaacaaaaatgttacttttttttttcaccaaaagcTACTTGACTCAAacccacacacaccaaaaatagTGAGGAAACATAGATTCTTCCACTGCTAAAAATGTCTCTCTGGGgaaaatattatataatgtttttttatatatactatatatacatagttacatcccaaaaaataattcCTCGATTTAAAACCATCTCCTGCCATCATATTTCTCACAATTTTGATATCGTATAGTTATATAGTATACATCTTAAATGTGAAACAttgtacaaataaataaaattaaaacaacccTAATGTGACATATTTATACCATATATTTAATACCAATAAACATCAAGATATCTACATTTatgatatattacatatattttatGACTACTTCAAACATACCTGTGTTGGTTTTCATACACCTAACATTTTAGAGATTTACATtgtacaaatttaaaaataaatacattaattaaaaaaaatataattcattaaacatattatttaaaaatatttttaacaaaaccaaaatttaatatttaaaaaaaggatataattagcaataaaataatcaaatagagtaaaatacattaataaattatgCTGATACACTAAAGTAACATTTTTGCTTTCTATACATGCAATTTTCATCTCATATTTACTCATGCCACCTTTTGTGTACTGTAcctgtaaaatatatttaatgtacTTACTTCTAATGTAGCATAGTCACTTGATCTGTAATGATCTCTCCATATATCTTGTGCcattaatattaaaatgaatgttgAAACACCTCTTATATACAACACTTtcatattacaatttacgtGTATGCATCTTTTATATAACACACGAATATAATTTTTATCACAGACATTCAGctatgtggctcttttaatcTATCTGCTGTGATTTTAAAGGAGTTAGTCTCTTAATATCCATCCACAACAATAGTTGATTTTTTCATGTTCAATTCTTCTCCAAGGGAATATCTTTACACCATATTTAACTCCATATTATACTTCATTTTTCTACACAGCTTTCTATTTTATAGGAAAGGGCGTCATATTTACCCTTTGGGACCAAGACGTTGATGCCGATGCAGGTTCCGGTCAGCACCAAGGTACCGACCAGACATGGACGGCGGCCAATCCTGTTGATCAGCACAGAAAGCAGCAGCTTGGAAGGAACCTCCACGACGGCATACACAAAGTGCGTCAGGTACAAGTTGAGGCCAAAGCCGCTCAAGTTCAAGCTGATACCGTAGTAGGTCACCGCCGTTCCGTACCTGCCCAATGAAAATTAGACATTAGAAATATTCTcaattttattcatgtttaatGCCACCTACCATGCGATTCCGCTGATAAATGAGATTTTTCTTAGCTTTGGTGTCTGGAATAGGTGAAAGAATGTGTACTTTTGGGCCTTATCTGGAGTTTCCATGTGGGATAAAGCCTGAACACACACATGGAAAATATTCATACTTAATAAATTCTGAGTAAAATcatcctttttttgtattatgcattaaagcaaaacataaaacataacataaaacataaaatttaaaaaccGAGTTAGTACACTAAGCCGTGAAATCCATCACTTTAAAACTAATGTCAAAGTTATCATGATAAACattaaaacataaaatgcaccagatttcaaatgtttcattttaaaatgtcaatcTTATTATAATACAAATTTGTGGATTGACAGCCAGACGTGCTTCACCTTGTCATGCACAGACCATCACCATATTTCTGATCTCCGTGACCTATAACCTTTGACTTATTCTCGTCATATACAATTAAGTTAAATGGGCCAATCAGTTAAAAAGCTATCGTGAAATTCtttttctgacctttgaccacaccaaccaaaaaaattgacttaTCTGCTGTTATTGAAGCGATAGTGGtttctaaaaaaatggattatttactatcatttatttggtttttataaaaaaattaaagaatatgaaataaaatacaaaaatatttgctattagGTGGCTTAAAATTAGGTAAAAGGTTAAAAGTttaaatttttcattttgaaacatgaaattacagtggtacctcaagatacgagactttttgcaccggtgaatcgtaatataacataaacaaatttaaatgaacttggattacgatgcagacactcaaaaataagttcaatctaaccttacactaaacttaattctaattctgttttacatttttataccattcttccggccgggttggctctgtttgccactcctccaacctgacttttagtatcgatgggctgtttgctgttgtattcctttcaaaatattccgaaaatgatgcacacaaatgccctcacaataggataacgcacgaccacttgccaacgagaagtagtcttgaattagcgatcgctccgccaacaggagctaacaggctaagtggggagaaaaaaaacactgagtgctcgcagagacattacaaagaggtagttgcgaccagagacattacaaagagggagttgcgaccagagatattacacgaggagttgcgggccagtgcccctgatgttcttatgagcatccaacgagaagtaatatatacctcgTATTAGTGATCGCTTTGGCATTCGcagagtgacggaaaaaaaacactggaaaaaatgcaacactgctcagtgctcgtagatatctgttatacacgaaagagaagcggcaaaatagacagtgcgctacaatgataaacagcctctcatgtcttagccacctggctttctcgtaccTCGAAatctttctcgtatctagagataattatttgctcgaaattttactcatatctcgaaatgctcgtatgtcagggtgctcgtatgtcgaggcatcGCTGTATTTCTAAACATAGCCTTGTTAGATGAGAAATATATCATTAGAAAtggtaaaaataatcaaatgaaagaaaattaatgACCATAAACATACCTTCATTTGGACTTCGGACAGTTTAGGTCTGTTGTTAAGTCGGGCGCATTTGTCCAGGTAAAACTTCGCTTTTTCCGGTTCACCATTGGTCAGAAGCCATCGGGCCGATTCGGGCACCCACCTGGATGAGGCCGACAGATGCAATCAGGTCCCGGTGAATATCGCCGGTCATGCTGTCAGGTACTGACCACCAGGTAAGGATGGCTAAGGCCAGCGGAGTGGTGACGGCTACGATTAGCGGCCGCCAGTCGTTGATGAGGAAAGCCACGGCGCCCAAGAGCATGTTGCCTAGCGACCACGTCAGGCTGCCAATGATGCACATGGACGCACGGTGAGACGAGTCCACCCACTCCACGCCTAAAATGCAGTCGTGAATTTGGGTTACACTGCCCTCTAGTGGTCAAAGTGCGCACAGAAGAGGGAAACTATTACACACAGAGTGTGATGGAAATGAGGCTGATGCCTGCCAGCCCGGCTCCACTGAGGAACCTGAGCACGGCAAAAACGACGTAGGATTTGGCCGACGCGCTGGCCAAGCCAAACGTTAGCGACAGCACGTACGAGATCAACAGGGTCCATTTTCGCCCGTAGctgcacacaaaaaacaacaacaaaaagtagcACCATCCAGGCAAATCTTTTCATTTGGATTTGTCATACATACCACGCGATGGTGCCCACACACTActgtagtatatagtaaggctttttttctttaaaaaatcgacatagtatagtaaggctaagaaagtcggagaataaatctgacttctgattcttctcctagttattgctgtggtccattggcaaaaatattggttcagaacttgaggtgggaatcaggagtgagttcaattacactcgttgcaattcccaaattgtttattgaggtaatgaaaaggataaatacaacttccaactttactgtggtggagtggcaaagacaatgggtcagaatttcaggtggacacaagttcaaatcagaagtgagtttgattccactctttgcaattctcaaattgtttattgaggtaatgaaaaggataaatattacttccaatcacatcacatcatttcagaagacactgtggtccagtggcaaagacaatgggtcagaacttctggtggactcaagttcaaatcaggagtgagttcaattccactctttgcaattctcaaattgtttattgaggtaatgaaaaggatagatataacttccaatcacatcatttaggaagtcactgtggtccagtggcaaagacaatgggtcagaacttctggtggactcaagttcaaatcaggagtgagttcaattccactctttgcaattctcaaattgtttattgaggtaatgaaaaggatagatataacttccaatcacctcatttcagaagtcactgtggtccagtggcaaagacaatgggtcagatcttctggtggactcaagttcaaatcaggagtgagttcaattccactctttgcaattctcaaattgtttattgaggtaatgaaaaggatagatataacttccaatcacatcacatcatttcagaagtcactgtggtccagtggcaaacaCAATGGGTCAGATCTTCtggtggattcaagttcaaatcagaagtgagttcaattccactctttgcaattcacaaattgtttattgaggtaatgaaaaggattgatataacttccaatcacatcatatcagaagtcactgtggtccagtggcaaagacaatgggtccgaacttctggtggactcaagttcaaatcaggagtgagttcaattccactctttgcaattctcaaattgtttattgaggtaatgaaaaggatagatataacttccaatcacatcatttcagaagtcactgtggtccagtggcaaagacaatgggtccgaacttctggtggactcaagttcaaatcaggagtgagttcaattccactctttgcaattctcaaattgtttattgaggtaatgaaaaggatagatataacttccaatcacatcatttcagaagtcattgtggtccagtggcaaagacaatgggtcagaacttctggtggactcaagttcaaatcaggagtgagttcaattctaatctttgcaattctcaaattgtttattgaggcaatgaaaaggataaatataacttccaatcatgtataggcgggccgcctcgtggtgtagtgggtcagtcacctgcctgcgacgtgggtgtcgagggttcacgtcccggtgtcgccagtcaacgactgtatggtgtcggcagtcggccgaaggccgactgtcgaacaccaccaggaaccccccctcccaactgtcttccggtcagccgaaggctgaccggaaatattgttttgctgaaaaaaatgactaagtctttatttgaatgaaaaaaggattacccatttactgaactactagtgtagtgatcagtcaaacgagagcgggattcgaaccccatctcccacatggcagtcaaatccactaacttgaggtctgtccgccccattgtctttgccactggaccacagtgacttctgaaatgagatgattggaagttatatttatcattttcatcacctcaataaacaatttgagatttgcaaagagtggacttgaactccctccagatttgaacttgtgtccaacttcaatttcaacccattgtcttagccactggaccacagtgacttctgaaatgaggtgattggaagttatatttatcattttcatcacctcaataaacaatttgagatttgcaaagagtggacttgaactcactccagatttgaacttgtgtccaacttcaatttcaacccattgttcttgccactggaccacagtgtcttctgaaatgatgtgattggaagttatatttatccttttcattacctcaataaacaatttgagatttgcaaagagtgggcttgaactcactccagatttgaacttgtgtccaacttcaatttcaacccattgttcttgccactggaccacagtgacttctgaaatgaggtgattggaagttatatttatcattttcatcacctcaataaacaatttgagatttgcaaagagtggacttgaactcactccagatttgaacttgtgtccaacgtcaatttcaacccattgttcttgccactggaccacagtgtcttctgaaatgatgtgattggaagttatatttatccttttcattacctcaataaacaatttgagatttgcaaagagtggacttgaactcactccagatttgaacttgtgtccaacttcaatatcaacccattgttcttgccactggaccacagtgtcttctgaaatgatgtgatgtgattggaagtaatatttatccttttcattacctcaataaacaatttgagaattgcaaagagtggaatcaaactcacttctgatttgaacttgtgtccacctgaaattctgacccattgtctttgccactccaccacagtaaagttggaagttgtatttatccttttcattacctcaataaacaatttgagaattgcaacgagtggaattgaactcactcctgattcccacctcatgttctgaccgaatgattttgccagtggaccacagcaacaactagaagctcaagaatcagaagtcagatttattctccgactctcttagccttacttgctatgtcattttttaaagaaaaaaagcgacaaggaaaaaaagtgtcaccaaactttcgtcaaaacatatacactCTTTTATTACAAAAAGATACACTTCCTAATtgaatttatttagtttttttctcacTAAAAGGACTAAAGGCGGTGTCAAAGCACATGTTTACGGTCTTTCTAAATTAATTCATAATGTACTGCAACATAGGTCcatgaaataattaattaataataattttaattgtTTATTAGTTTTTTAACATTCAATGGACTAATATTTTATTTGGTTAAAGCgaaatgtattacttatttaattagattttaattaattaatgctA
Above is a window of Stigmatopora argus isolate UIUO_Sarg chromosome 11, RoL_Sarg_1.0, whole genome shotgun sequence DNA encoding:
- the LOC144085113 gene encoding solute carrier family 22 member 7-like, with the translated sequence MSFEGVLAEVGSFGPFQGALVALAVIPRIVLPCNFLLNNFIAAVPSHRCRVGPWDSSANLSDGEKSCRILTGNESGDTECHYGWIYDNSTFSSTIASEWDLVCDWKHLPQTTNTIFFLGVTLGSVVFGALSDNYGRKWTLLISYVLSLTFGLASASAKSYVVFAVLRFLSGAGLAGISLISITLCVEWVDSSHRASMCIIGSLTWSLGNMLLGAVAFLINDWRPLIVAVTTPLALAILTWWWVPESARWLLTNGEPEKAKFYLDKCARLNNRPKLSEVQMKALSHMETPDKAQKYTFFHLFQTPKLRKISFISGIAWYGTAVTYYGISLNLSGFGLNLYLTHFVYAVVEVPSKLLLSVLINRIGRRPCLVGTLVLTGTCIGINVLVPKDLWYVRSTVAILGKALSEASFTTIYLYTTELYPTVLRQNGMGFTSVASRVGVSVAPLVLLLENVWTLLPQIVLCAGALFCGLVALCLPETLNLVLPETIADVEQAGRCGKGEEDVPLETSITP